One stretch of Macaca nemestrina isolate mMacNem1 chromosome 17, mMacNem.hap1, whole genome shotgun sequence DNA includes these proteins:
- the LOC105469356 gene encoding LOW QUALITY PROTEIN: uncharacterized protein (The sequence of the model RefSeq protein was modified relative to this genomic sequence to represent the inferred CDS: inserted 1 base in 1 codon; deleted 3 bases in 2 codons; substituted 1 base at 1 genomic stop codon): MRRLCFPEPSNVLGPAAVLSFCQCIHTVHSLISCQDPWDYGTSRAAFSGHCPHLWAPVASRPLALGHLGGWGGGGVGISLIQAPHAXPWGLSALQVPRVPPCPSSASHEWAQGWVRGPQKLPXCTSPARHSSSKVTKTSASVLTGPGAPGHCPVSLVTWVSSFLSAPFHTAGGEENHIQIRGGSGAGLSIRTQPPHLCV, translated from the exons ATGAGGCGCCTGTGCTTCCCCGAGCCCTCGAATGTTCTGGGGCCAGCGGCTGTGCTCAGCTTCTGCCAGTGCATCCACACGGTCCATTCCCTCATCTCATGTCAGGACCCCTGGGATTACGGGACCAGCAGAGCTGCCTTCTCTGGCCACTGCCCGCACCTGTGGGCCCCTGTGGCATCTAGGCCACTTGCTCTGGGGCAT ttggggggctggggagggggtggggttgGCATCAGCTTGATCCAGGCTCCTCATGCCTGACCCTGGGGTCTGTCTGCACTC CAAGTGCCAAGAGTGCCTCCCTGCCCCTCATCTGCCTCCCACGAGTGGGCCCAGGGCTGGGTGAGGGGTCCCCAGAAGCTGC TGTGCACCTCACCAGCCCGTCACTCTTCTTCTAAAGTAACAAAAACAAGTGCCTCAGTTCTCACGGGGCCTGGGGCCCCGGGTCACTGTCCTGTCTCTCTCGTTACCTGGGTCAGCTCCTTCCTCTCAGCCCCCTTTCATACGGCAGGAGGGGAGGAGAACCACATCCAGATCCGTGGGGGCAGTGGGGCCGGGCTGAGCATCAGGACACAGCCTCCCCATTTGTGTGTGTAA